The Anoxybacillus amylolyticus DNA segment TAACAAGCTTCCCCGTACGATTTGTACGGGGAAAGATGTCTATTGCAAGTTATGTTGATACGGAAATTGATTCGCGTACCCTTGAAATTGTTCGTATGTTTGTTGCAACTGTTGTTCATTGGCTGGCTCAAGCTTATACCAACCTTTGCGGAACATAAGATTGTACAGTTCTCGCTGACAGTTTTGTGTTTCTGTAAAAATTTGCAGTGCATCTTGATATAGTTGTTGATGGCTTGCTTCATGCAAAAACGTGCTATACGAAGAGGTCATATATTTTTCTGTCGTCAACATATCGTTCAAAAAATCGCGTTCGTTCATTTGCGGTGTTTTCGGTACTTGCTTTTCTTGATTTTGAATCGCCATTTTTTTCCCTTCCTTATTGTAGAGGTATAGTTGGTTGATTTTGCTGTAAATGTTGTAAAATGCGCTCATAATGGCGCTGGTGCATTTGCCCCGCTCGCTCCATCGCAGAAATGATTTCTTGGTCTTGGCATTGCGACGCAAAAAAGTGCGCTTTTTTCATCGCTAACAAGTTCCATGACATCATGTCTGTTAAATAAAGAGCATCTTTGGTCGAAATGATTTGTGGCGGCTGTGGCATAACTGCCTGTTGTGCCATTGTTTGTGGTTGCATTTGCATACGTCCCACTCCTTTCTAGGTTCATGATTCGGTTGTAGATTATCCGTTTTAGGAGAAAATATACATATGCCGAATTTTGTCGAAAAACGTATTCAGCGATAGGAAAACGTGGTACAATCATGATAGGGCTATTTTGAATGCGCTTGCAAAAGGAAAGGAGTAGCATACGATGGAACAAGTAATGCGCGACTTTTTTTTGTTTTTATCGAAAAATAAAACGTTAACAAAATTGGCAAAACAATACGGTTTGCGGTTTGGCGCTTCCCGCTTTGTCGCAGGGGAAACGATCGGACAGGCGGTAGAAGTGATTCGCTCATTAAATCAAAAAGGGCTTGTCGTCACGGTCGACTATTTAGGTGAATTTGTCGATAACGAAAAAGAAGCAAATGAAATGGCGAACCATTGCATCG contains these protein-coding regions:
- a CDS encoding spore coat protein, which encodes MAIQNQEKQVPKTPQMNERDFLNDMLTTEKYMTSSYSTFLHEASHQQLYQDALQIFTETQNCQRELYNLMFRKGWYKLEPANEQQLQQTYEQFQGYANQFPYQHNLQ